The proteins below are encoded in one region of Anaerosporomusa subterranea:
- a CDS encoding F0F1 ATP synthase subunit epsilon: MAKTLRLDIVTPERVVYSSDGISMVIARAVDGETGILPGHAPLITALEIAPLRVKQDDTEMQISLGAGFMDVKDDTVTILVNVAELPGEIDVKRAEAAKSRAETRLQNRNQDVDFDRAEAALRRALVRLKVAGQAKVND; the protein is encoded by the coding sequence ATGGCCAAAACATTGCGTCTGGACATAGTCACCCCTGAGCGCGTAGTTTACAGCAGTGATGGTATTTCCATGGTTATCGCCCGGGCTGTCGATGGCGAGACCGGTATACTACCAGGCCATGCTCCGCTCATTACCGCCCTTGAGATTGCCCCACTGCGTGTTAAGCAAGATGACACTGAAATGCAGATTTCGCTTGGTGCTGGCTTCATGGACGTGAAAGACGATACAGTCACGATTCTCGTCAACGTCGCCGAATTACCTGGTGAAATCGACGTAAAACGGGCCGAAGCAGCTAAGTCTAGGGCTGAAACCCGCTTGCAAAACCGTAATCAAGACGTCGACTTTGATCGCGCTGAAGCAGCATTGCGCCGCGCTCTTGTGAGACTAAAAGTAGCCGGACAAGCAAAAGTTAATGACTAA
- a CDS encoding YwmB family TATA-box binding protein — MRCLRGVALIGIILLPLFLISGGVSKQNSSELLYRVLREAGANLQESSVHGWTRMPSRSWTVAALQSSICQGIIAQGEKPESYQFETNSTEEHDIVRAVKVTMDRREAIATTIRKDDSAAFMMVTISGSTDQISNLEQQAAKILYSTGGIPKINSCLVGWINGKLNNGEWGDILSHSFALLNVKHINEMNDTKVSSVSGYSPRLNGGLVIGDARVNINMASRYSSTDNRTYITLGTPIIVQEY; from the coding sequence ATGCGCTGTTTGCGGGGAGTAGCACTTATTGGCATCATTCTTTTGCCCCTGTTTTTAATTAGTGGTGGAGTTTCTAAACAAAACTCTAGCGAGTTGCTGTACAGGGTTTTACGTGAAGCCGGAGCGAATTTGCAGGAAAGTAGTGTCCATGGTTGGACTAGGATGCCGTCCAGAAGTTGGACTGTGGCTGCACTCCAGAGTAGTATCTGCCAAGGAATTATTGCTCAAGGTGAAAAGCCGGAAAGTTACCAATTTGAAACCAACAGTACAGAAGAACACGACATCGTGCGTGCTGTAAAGGTCACGATGGACCGTCGCGAGGCGATTGCGACAACCATTCGCAAGGACGATTCTGCAGCGTTTATGATGGTTACTATTTCTGGGTCGACTGATCAAATTTCCAATTTAGAACAACAGGCCGCAAAAATTTTATACTCTACCGGCGGTATACCTAAGATAAACTCTTGCTTGGTAGGCTGGATTAATGGTAAACTGAATAATGGCGAATGGGGGGATATCCTGTCACACTCCTTCGCTTTGCTGAACGTGAAGCATATTAATGAAATGAATGATACTAAGGTGTCTAGCGTTAGCGGCTATTCACCCCGCCTGAACGGTGGCTTGGTAATCGGCGACGCTAGAGTAAACATTAATATGGCATCACGTTATAGCTCAACTGATAATCGCACTTATATTACTCTTGGAACTCCGATTATTGTCCAGGAATATTAA
- the murA gene encoding UDP-N-acetylglucosamine 1-carboxyvinyltransferase encodes MEKLIIRGGKRLYGTVKISGAKNAVLPIIAASLLGSTPSTLEEIPNLEDVHTISEVLGQLGVPVEYSPGILKVDSRDIKTCEAPYELVRKMRASFLVMGPLLSRIGQARISLPGGCAIGTRPIDLHLKGFEALGAEIIQGHGYIEARAPRGLTGARIYLDFPSVGATENIMMAASMAKGQTVIENPAEEPEIVDLATYLNAMGARVRGAGTNVIKIDGVSELHGACHAVIPDRIEAGTYMVAAAMTGGDIRLENVITEHLKPVIAKLKEAGVEIEEDLLGVRVRRNELFRAVDIKTLPYPGFPTDMQAQFMAMLTIAKGASVVTETVFENRFMHVDELKRMGANIKIDGRVAVVEGVANLTGCPVKATDLRAGAALVLAGLTASGATEVGYLHHIDRGYENLVEKFQSLGADLERIK; translated from the coding sequence GTGGAAAAGCTAATCATACGCGGGGGAAAGCGTTTATACGGTACGGTAAAAATTAGCGGCGCCAAAAATGCAGTACTGCCTATTATCGCTGCGTCGCTATTAGGAAGCACGCCGAGTACCCTTGAAGAAATACCAAACCTGGAAGATGTTCATACCATCTCTGAAGTATTGGGGCAGCTTGGCGTTCCGGTTGAGTATTCGCCCGGAATATTAAAAGTAGACTCCCGGGATATTAAGACTTGTGAAGCACCTTATGAACTGGTTCGCAAGATGCGAGCATCCTTCTTAGTCATGGGTCCGTTGCTTTCTCGCATCGGACAAGCAAGAATTTCCCTGCCAGGCGGCTGCGCTATCGGTACTCGACCGATCGATCTGCATCTCAAAGGGTTTGAAGCGTTAGGTGCAGAGATTATCCAAGGTCATGGCTACATTGAAGCCAGAGCGCCGCGCGGTCTGACTGGCGCGAGAATATACCTGGATTTCCCTAGCGTAGGCGCCACTGAAAATATTATGATGGCAGCCAGTATGGCCAAAGGCCAGACTGTGATTGAGAATCCGGCGGAAGAACCGGAAATTGTTGATTTGGCGACCTATCTCAACGCCATGGGTGCTCGTGTGCGAGGGGCTGGCACCAATGTCATTAAAATTGACGGGGTCAGTGAGCTGCACGGAGCATGTCACGCGGTTATTCCTGATCGCATAGAAGCAGGAACCTATATGGTTGCGGCTGCCATGACTGGTGGCGATATCCGCTTGGAAAATGTCATCACCGAGCACTTAAAGCCGGTAATTGCCAAACTGAAAGAAGCCGGCGTTGAGATCGAGGAAGATCTTTTGGGGGTCAGAGTGCGGCGAAATGAACTGTTCCGGGCAGTAGATATTAAAACATTGCCATATCCCGGCTTTCCTACCGATATGCAAGCTCAATTTATGGCGATGCTGACTATTGCCAAAGGAGCGAGCGTGGTTACTGAAACTGTCTTCGAAAACCGCTTTATGCATGTTGACGAATTAAAACGAATGGGCGCCAACATCAAAATTGACGGACGAGTTGCTGTTGTTGAAGGAGTCGCCAACCTGACAGGTTGCCCGGTAAAAGCTACCGATCTCCGCGCTGGCGCTGCGCTGGTGCTAGCTGGACTAACCGCCAGCGGTGCAACCGAAGTCGGCTATCTGCACCATATCGACCGCGGCTATGAAAACTTAGTCGAAAAATTCCAGTCACTGGGAGCAGACCTGGAACGAATAAAGTAA